The sequence CTGCCCCTGATCATgagtatatatataccactaagggcttgttcggttagctctcaatccatgtggattgagtgggattggatgggtttgaatcccaaacaagtcaaacttcttaagaaatttttccaatcccatccaatccatgtgtattgggaataaccgaacaaggcctaagttgTTACACCCTTTGTCCTAAATTACGGATcattttataatttttagatATGTACGTATAGCTTTTATTATGCATTTAGATATATAATATATCTGGATAGATAATAAAAAATCATTTGTCTAGAAATACCAAAATAACCTACAAACACAAAGCAACAAGGACTCACATGTCAGCCCGACAGGTGGACCATCGCCGTACAGGTTGCAACAAAGTTGACAGAAGTAAACGGCGCCGCCTATTGAAGTAGGAGAGGGTCGAGCCTATAAATAAGCGCCACCGGCGCCCCGGCCACACCGAGCAGGCAGAGCACACAAACCATTCCCCCCCAGCTCCTCACTTTTCGCCGTCGCCCTGCCCCCACAGACATCCGACAGTCTCATCAGCGTCTCCCCGCTTTAGGGTGGCCAAGGTCACCGGCTCCACCACAGCAAGGTCGATGCCCCAAACGCTCAGCACTACCACTCCCTAATTTTGCTACTGCGCTCAGCTCTGCTCCATTCATGCTCTGCTCTGCTTCATAGGCTTTCTTTCATGGTGTCGCTCGATTGTTCTGTTGCGAGACGCCCTTTTCATTTTTGTTTGGTTATAGCTTGCTTCTCTTGTCCTATTCGTTTATGCATGCATCCGTCTGAGATGACAGCTCgcttgttttttttaaaaaaaaatatatATGGCGGTGATTATGCGATTGCCATGAGCTAGCAGAGCAGCAGCCGTTTTAGCCGCGTGGCCATGCATGCATAGCATCAATTCATGGCAATGCAGCTGACGTGGTGCTGGTGCAGGCGGCTGTAGCGGCCATGGAGAGGCTGAACACGAAGCTGTACCTGCAGAACTGCTACATCATGAAGGAGAACGAGCGGCTGCGCAAGGCGGCCCTGCTGCTGAACCAGGAGAACCAGGCGCTGCTCTCCGAGCTCAAGCACCGCCTCGCCAAGTCCGCCgccggtggcggtggcggtggcagcAACAGCAACGCGGCAGCGGCGAGCCGcgcctcgcccaagcccggcgccgacgccgacgccgctGCGCCGCCGTCTCATCATCAGGCCGGCGGCATGCCTGCCCCCAAGCCCAAGCCCAAgtaggctgcggctgcggctgcaGTCCGTCgcacggctgctgctgctgctgtcggATAGTGGTGGCCTTCATGGTGTTTGTTTTAGCGATCACTTTAATTAGCTCCGGATGTTACTTAGTTTCAGGAATGTTTGTCTAGTTTTAGTTGATGGGCACTCATGTGTGGCAATGATCTTGCGATGAATGGATAACTAGCTAGATGGATCGATCGGTCGATCGTCGGGGGGTATAGAGAGGTGTGCGTTTCTGAACTCTGATGAGAGCGGAGCTTCTTCAGTCTTCGATTCGCAAATGGTTTGAGGAGAGTGGCTTCCTCTGAAATTCCTTTGTCATCCTGCAATCTCTTGTCGGTACACGTCGTCAGTGCGGCAGAGAATCCTCACCATCGTATTTTACAACTTACAAGTTACAACAGAGCAGATAACACGTCATCACATATACAATACGTACTCTCTCGAATAGATTTGGCGCGCAGTTTCACTTTTTTTTTCTTCATCCCCCACCTGCTGGTCTTTACCACGCTATGATTGGCTACAAATAGGTAGTCCAAGACAGTACAAGGCTgcactcaacaggattcctgcgaTGCACATGCCCGTATGCCACCGCCATCATCATTCGACATGGTCGACGTCTACTATACCTTTCATTTTTTCCTACCCATTTAATACGTATACCAAAAAAAAAAGACAAGGAGCTCATCGAGAGCTAAGCTAGCATGCACTTGGATCCTCTGTTCCCTGATCACTCGCTACTCTGCCCAGTCATCGCTGGATTCATTTATCCTTAAATAAGTGTGACTCGATAAACACTTACAGAAACCCTCCCTCTAACAGCAATGTGACAACCAGTCTCCTGGGTTATGAACTCGTCGTGCGCCAGGCCGCCAGTCATTGTCTTGAGCTCGTAACGCGTCTATGGCGCCAAGCAAGAATGCATTTTTGTTTAGTTTTTTTAGACAACAGAAAAAACCCGGCATCGACTTCTTTCAATGAAGAAGTATCGGTCCAAACTTAAGAAACGCACGCACCAACAAATAAACTTATGCCCTGTTTGGTTTAGGGTGAGTAAAGTTTAATTATTTTTAGTCTCTAAAGAAGTAAACATGGTGACTAAAAtgtagtgactaaactttagtttttTAGTCACCAAAGAGGTGACTAAAAAGACCTAAATTAGTATTTTTACCTTATTTATCATGTTCACTTTCTTCATACAGCAAACAACCACTAATTAATAGGACTAATATAGTCATTATTCACATCAATTAATGCTTTTAGTCCAATTTAGTCACTGGAACCTCACTAAAGTTTAATCTAGTGACTAAATAGACCAAACATGGCCTTATTACAGGCCCAGAACTAAAGTTAAGACATAACTAAAAGATCATTCGATTGATGTGGAGAACTGCATGCGTCTTGATTCTAGTAACCTACAGACCTCCCGAATCTAAATTTTATCTTCGTATAAGCGCCGTAATAGAGTCTAAAATCAGAGACTGGTATGTCCCTAAAAAGAACTAAAAAGGCTTTTAGTTGATCATTGTTAAACACCATATAATTTCTTCTAGTCAAAGAAAAGAATTGTGGGGCTTAGCTTTTTTATCTTCTGGATCAATTCTATTTATAATATGGAATGGTTTACATGTCAAGTAGCAATTATAAATCAATTTAAAATATTACTATAAACAATCATTAGCTAATTACAGTGAAAGGATAAATATGTTTAAGAGAAAGATAAATTAGGCTAATCTAAAATATCTACAACAATTTAATCCTATAGAATATAGCTCACGTTAACTCCTAGGTCCCAACACTATTCTAGCATGACAATTCTAAGAAAGTAAAGATAAGAGTTAACTATTCAAATATAAATCCTCAAAGTAAAAGGGTTAGAAAGACAATGAAATTATTCAAATATAAATTCTCAAAGTAAAAGGGTTAGAAAGACAATGATATTTTACAAAGGTATTAGAGTGTCAAAAGGTATTAGAGAGTCGCTACTCCTCACTAGTCCTCGTTAGAGCATTCGTATAAAGGTGTTGCTCTCCCATAATCCACACAAGGATCAATTGTTCTCTATGGTCTAATTCTTTATCACTCTGGCACTGTGAATCACTAACCATCACATTTACACATTAAGTTTGGTCACCCACAATTTTCAACGTGTGaccttctaactcttaatcagcaCCAAATCGTCgatgtcgatcaccaagagtaacaagcacaaACTTCCACTTAACCTATCAAAGGCTAATGAAAACGGGAAATTGATGcacacttgcttttctcaatgCAATAGTGAAGCGCTAATCTCGTGATTATCATAAcataatcacctcactaggcaaAGACTCTCCCTTTCcctctaagggcttgttcggttattcctaataCACATGGATttgatgagattggaaaaaattgagaagtttgacttgtttgggattcaaacatattcaatctcactcaatccacatggattgagagctaaccgaacaagccctaaattgATTTTTCCCTCTAAATTGGTTCTTCAGTTGAACAAATGAATAAAAGACCTCAAAAGGATGAGACGGAAAGTTATATGGCTCCTACTACTATACCAGTTGGCTCTCCATTCAAACCTTACCTCTACACTAACTCCTTACACCGGACACGTAAAGTGTAGCTCCAATGACTAGTTTCAAAAACTACCCTACTGACTAAATATCCGGCGCCATGGTGTCTCACCGAACACGTCGGATGGATATACCACTTGAGGTGCAAGTTTGTAGGCCTCTAGGTGTGCTGTCTAGTACTGTAACCTATGGGTATACCACTTGAGGTGCAAGTTTGTAGACCTCTCTAGGTTGTCTAGTACTGTAACCTTTTGAAATGCAGTAATTTAGAAGGAACATACATAAATTTTACAGGAAAAACATAGAGAAGGGGGGGGGGAATCTGTGAAAAACGCAGAAAATGGGAAAGAAAGACCCGCATGCCTCGGTATATGGCTGTTATCCTTGGATTTATATTTGTTGGAACAACTGCGTGCTGCAATGGGCATGGTCCAAGGGACCAGTGTTTGATAACTATGAGTGCGTGTGTACGTGACCTGCCAGATGTAGGATTTGTACACATGCATCCTGTGAAGCCGCCTGATCATGAACCATAATGCCAGGTGCCAAAAGGGCATCGAGTGCTGCTCCGGAGCACCATGATCGTGGTGGGCTGATACGAACAGATCCGAGGCTCGGCTGCTGCTGCGGCACCGAGCTGTCGTCGCGCGCTCAGGCTCGAAAGGAAACATGTTTTTTTTTTCATTTAGTGCTAAACCAGAGCGGAACACGTTCTCTCTCAGAGCCGTGCTAACGAACTGTCAGCACCCAAAAGGGCCGCTGGAACGGAACGGAACGAACTGTTAGCATACAAAGCAAGCAGCCTCCCAAGGGCTTGTACCTAGCCAGGGTCACTAGCACCTTCGCTACTAATAAAGTACGCTACCAACTACCAAGTAGTACACACAGCCACAGACACGGCAATTGACACAAAACCAGGAGGCGGCAGGCAGCCCAGGATGTTCTGGCACCCCTCACGTTTCCATTCCACCCGACGGCCAACGCGTCGCCGCTACCGGCTCCACTAACCAAAATGGGTCCCACCACCTCCTGGCCTGGCCTGCCCTGCCCTGCCCTAGGACACTCCACGAGACGACTCCTTCACTGGTCGTCCGGCGGCACCACCTCCATGTTCTGCTCCTCGTACTTCACCCCGACCAGGAAGCAGATGCTCACCTGCCAAAACACGAACCAGGTCACGACGGGTCACAGCAATGGCGACCTCTGCTCAATCCACGACGACCCATCGCACGCACCTGCTTGGGGTCGTACACGGCGTACTCGTTGTACTCGAGCGGGCCGTCCTTGTTCGCCGACGGCACCAGCTTGCCGCAGGGGACCTTGACGCCGTCCCTCCAGCTGAAGTGCTCCGACTCGTCGGTCGTCTTCCTCCCGACGCCTTTCACGCCCACCTTCTTCTCTTCCAGGACTCGTGCCTCCTGGTCGTCGTTGATTCCATGAAAAAACAGATGGGCTGGCTAATCAGAGCATAGCTACGATATATACGAGTGGCCGCTTCAAGATCAGTAGAGGGTATACAAGGGCTCACCTCTGCCCCTGGTGTTCCGGTGACTTCCTCGATCTCTTCTCCCAGAGAGGCCACCGCCAGGACCAGGTACCCTTCCGGACGGTCCACTGCAGTGAAGCCGTAGCGAGCCGCCTCCGCCGCTGCGTCGGAACACACTATGGCTTTGCCGaactgcaaaaaaaaaaaaaaaaaaaaaaaaaaaaaaaaaaaacacgaGAAACCAACCAAGAATAATAAACGTAGCTCCCTAATAATTATATATCTCTTTACGACCCGGATGGCATGGCATTATCGTCACTGGTGGGTTACCTACCATGTACCCTGGCACAGGCAGATGGCAGACGGCAGGCAGGAACCCTTTGTGGAGGTGCCTAAGCAAGTTCGAGCTTCTAGTCCCTGCGCGAGAACAGGAGTTAGACTAGGACGAGGGTTACATACATGCTCGTGTTCGTGTCGTGTTGTGCGTGCCATTGGATCATGCATGCACGCATGGTCAGCAGCCATGATTCCGTGAATaacagaaagaagaaaaagaagacttAAACGTACCACACCAGAGAAGGATTTTGTTTGGCAGGTTCCTGATTTCCTCGTACAAAGGGAATGCGCTGGATTCAACAGCATATATCCTCTCGACAGACACACCATAGACCTGCACCGAAGTATCAAGCAAGCATTGGACGTGTTCCGTACTTCCGTTCCGTGGATGGAGGACGAACTAGGATCTACAAGGCAGAGGAAGCGAGGAAGCGTGTGTACAGTAATCTCACCACATCCTCCACCTCGACAGGCTCGTACGTCTTCTCCAGGTACTTGAGAACCATCTTGTAGTCTTCCGAGCCCTCGGCGACAGCACTGATACAACAACCGAGCTTCTTGTAGCATTCAGAGAGTGGGTCATCCAGTAGTGTCGAGCGGAACGCATCCCCGATGAGACGAGACGCGTCGTTTATATCGCGCACTGTCTCGAAACCTGATGCTACCTGCGTCCGTCCACATGAACCGAACCGAATCGTGCAAAATTCAAATTCAGCCGAGTAGATCAGACCAGACGGCACGAAACATCAAGTAGAGAAGTGCATAGCAATGGCATACGTTGTCGGCGATCTGCTCGAAGCCCCTCATCGTGTACGGCCGAGTTGTGGGGAACAGAGTGAACCATTTGCTGCTGGCGTCGGTCCAGAACGCGTCTGCTTCTGGGCCGGACTCTGCCACCGTCTCCGCGTCTCGCCTCATCTGAAGCAGCATTTCCTCCCCTGCCAGTTTTTTTCAGCCAGTTGGTGCTAAGACTGCTAGAGATGGTGGAACCAGAAGCACTGCAAGTTCTAACCTCTCTTCAGATGGAGATCGGTAAGCATCCCTATGGGAAGGTCAGGTAGGTCCTGGGCCATCTCCATCAGAGCATACCTGTCACGTAAATTATTAAAATCAGGCTTCCATATTGCATCTGTTGTGCTGGTTTCTCTTTCTAAGAGACACCGAACATTCTTATGAAAAATACCAACCAAAAGATCATTTTTTTTCCAACTAGAACTTATTAAAAAATATTTTCTGTTCATCAATTAGCATACCTGTAGATCTCTTGTCCACATAACTGTTTCAGCAGGAAAGAAACAGAAGGATCAAGCTTGCAATGTGCTGCTGCAGAACCCAGCTGACGAAGTGCTGCACCTCCGTGACGCACATCAACCCCAACATCCTGACACGAGAATACGAGATTAACATACAATAACAATTCTCAAATCTATGAGATCATGTGGATTGGACTAAATAAACAAGAAGGCTAAGCAGCATCTTGGAATGAAATCTAGTGCAAAGAAACCAGAAGATTCAATAAGTACCATGTCCAAGGGATACATCTTCATACTCTTCTTCTCGAACTTCTTCTGCCTTTCCCAAGGCTCAAACTCATTTCCAGTGACCTCCTCAAATAGCCGAACAAATTCTTTAATAGCATCATTGACACGGCTACCAAAATCCTCCACCCGTTCCTCCGCCATCTGGTCATGACCAATTGGGCCTTTCTTGTAGAACAGGTGCAAACGATTTCCAGGGACCATAACCAGCTGCATGATGCATAGCCTGCATTGGAAGAAGTTCTGAAGAACCACAGAAAGCCATACCCCAATACACATGAGAAATTGAGAATACAAATACATACTCGTTCATCTGGCATCCGAGATCGCAAACAGCAAAAGCGCAGTTGTAGATTATGCCATCCTTCTCAAAGACACATCCACCGTCTTTATCGAGTTTGGAATCCTTGTGGACAGATCTCTTGCCAGCAAGTTTAACCTACTCAATCCAATCATTGCTATTGAGCAACTAAATAAATTTGTGACTGGCACATGCAAAATGAACTAGATCAAGGCAAAACACCTCTGCAGCTAAGGTCTCAATGGCCTCCTCACTTGGATCAAGTTGGCCTAGCGGGAGTCCTCGGCCTTCCGGAACAACATCAGTAACAATATCATAGGCAGCAAAAGGCTGAGCTTCCTTTTTCTCaatgctatcgattatccaattcTC is a genomic window of Zea mays cultivar B73 chromosome 5, Zm-B73-REFERENCE-NAM-5.0, whole genome shotgun sequence containing:
- the LOC103627236 gene encoding protein LITTLE ZIPPER 3 isoform X1, translated to MAAVAAMERLNTKLYLQNCYIMKENERLRKAALLLNQENQALLSELKHRLAKSAAGGGGGGSNSNAAAASRASPKPGADADAAAPPSHHQAGGMPAPKPKPK
- the LOC103627236 gene encoding protein LITTLE ZIPPER 3 isoform X2 encodes the protein MERLNTKLYLQNCYIMKENERLRKAALLLNQENQALLSELKHRLAKSAAGGGGGGSNSNAAAASRASPKPGADADAAAPPSHHQAGGMPAPKPKPK
- the LOC103627237 gene encoding protein ADP-ribosyltransferase PARP3; its protein translation is MVHETRSRVHAAAQEEGKLASKKQKPDNETKERGQNVPSKNKKSADNEGKDGEPEAPTKSKKLKAEESEPNGREAAAREFAEFCKAIGERLSLEDMRKILQANEQDASGSEDAVVPRCEDMMFYGPLEKCPVCEGQLEFKEWKYKCTGNYSEWARCTFSTNDPSRRSGSIEVPDDIKDDFIRKWLKQQEGKEFPKRDLDEEAHIFSGMMIALSGRMSRSHGYFKEQIMKHGGKVKNSVLGATCVVASPAERDKGGSGGFAEALERGTPVVSENWIIDSIEKKEAQPFAAYDIVTDVVPEGRGLPLGQLDPSEEAIETLAAEVKLAGKRSVHKDSKLDKDGGCVFEKDGIIYNCAFAVCDLGCQMNELCIMQLVMVPGNRLHLFYKKGPIGHDQMAEERVEDFGSRVNDAIKEFVRLFEEVTGNEFEPWERQKKFEKKSMKMYPLDMDVGVDVRHGGAALRQLGSAAAHCKLDPSVSFLLKQLCGQEIYRYALMEMAQDLPDLPIGMLTDLHLKRGEEMLLQMRRDAETVAESGPEADAFWTDASSKWFTLFPTTRPYTMRGFEQIADNVASGFETVRDINDASRLIGDAFRSTLLDDPLSECYKKLGCCISAVAEGSEDYKMVLKYLEKTYEPVEVEDVVYGVSVERIYAVESSAFPLYEEIRNLPNKILLWCGTRSSNLLRHLHKGFLPAVCHLPVPGYMFGKAIVCSDAAAEAARYGFTAVDRPEGYLVLAVASLGEEIEEVTGTPGAEEARVLEEKKVGVKGVGRKTTDESEHFSWRDGVKVPCGKLVPSANKDGPLEYNEYAVYDPKQVSICFLVGVKYEEQNMEVVPPDDQ